The Mucilaginibacter gracilis genomic interval AAAGACTCGTCAAAATTTCGGGAACCGGTACATTGTATTTCGCTTCATATACTTTGGTGAAGATTTCGATAGGCTTGATCTCTTCCAATTTTTTATTTGTTATGAACGTAGTTACACCACCACTCTCCAACACCGGATGTTTTACATCGATCTTAGCAAGCCTTGCATGTTTCCCTTTCAATGCGGTTTCTATTTTGTGGCGTAATCCAGGTTCCGGACCATCGAGCAATACTTTAGCTTCTAAATATGGAGCTATATTTAAGTCCCCATCTGCATCGGGTAGTTCGTTAATAGCGGAAAGCACCTCGTGAATTGGCCTGTGGTTATTTGGAACTCTTAATAACGGAATAGCCGTAGGGATTTCTATCGGATGCAGATTTTCAACCTCGCCGTTGTTGAAGTCGAAACAAATTACCTGGTGGGTGTAGTTTGTTTCTGAAAAAGACATCGGGATAGGACTACCGCAATAGCGGATATGATTGAGCCCACCGATTTTTTGAGCTTTATGGATATGACCAAGTGCAACGTATTTTAAATCCGCAGGAAACGCGGAAGCAGAAACGCATTCTATGTTACCTAATATCGGTCTCTCATGTTCATCATTACCTGACCTTTCTGCCCCGGCTGCATACAGGTGTCCCATTGCAATTACAGACTGGCCGGATTTTAGTTGAGCTATTGCATATTTATTGACCTGCTTATACATTTCAGCAACGCCCTCGGCATACGGATCACTACATTCCGCAATAACCGGATAGTCCCCCATTCGTAGAAACGGAATAGCCAAACATAAAATTTCGGTTTGTTGTTGTTTGTTTTTCAAAGGGATCACAAGCTTTTCGAAATTTATATGCCCGTTTAAATCTTTTTCTATCATTCCTACAATGTGAATATTAGACAATTCCAATAATGGTTTAGGAGATTCCAGGCGTGAGGGAGAATCGTGATTTCCCGCAGTGACAATGATCTGAATGTCGGGGTTTGCGCGAACGGCTTTATTTAAAAACGTGTAAAACATTCGTACGGTTAACGCAGACGGGTTAGAAAGGTCAAAAACATCTCCACTAATCAATAAAACGTCGGCTTGCTGTTCGGCAATTAGATTGGTAAGCCAATCTAAAAACATTTGGTGTTCAAAAGTTCGGTCGTATTCGTAAAACAATTGGCCTAAATGCCAATCACCGGTATGGATTATTTTCATTCCGCTAAAGATTTTTCTTCCATTTTTACAATTCCGGAATTTTCCAATTCCGTTAAAATCACTTGTATGTTAGTTATCGATTGGTTAAACATCCGTCCGTATTGATTGGGCCGTTGTTTACTGAACGTAAAAACCACTCGCTCCTTAGCCCGTGATAGCGCGACAAAAAAGGTACATTTATCTTCATTGGGATTTTCTTGAAATTTCCAAAATGCCCCATCTTCTAAGCCAATGAAGATAACCGTGTGATATTCCAGACCTTTACTTTTATGAACCGTCATAACCGGGATGGTATCGTTGCCAACAAGTTGATCCAGAGCACCTATAA includes:
- a CDS encoding exonuclease SbcCD subunit D, yielding MKIIHTGDWHLGQLFYEYDRTFEHQMFLDWLTNLIAEQQADVLLISGDVFDLSNPSALTVRMFYTFLNKAVRANPDIQIIVTAGNHDSPSRLESPKPLLELSNIHIVGMIEKDLNGHINFEKLVIPLKNKQQQTEILCLAIPFLRMGDYPVIAECSDPYAEGVAEMYKQVNKYAIAQLKSGQSVIAMGHLYAAGAERSGNDEHERPILGNIECVSASAFPADLKYVALGHIHKAQKIGGLNHIRYCGSPIPMSFSETNYTHQVICFDFNNGEVENLHPIEIPTAIPLLRVPNNHRPIHEVLSAINELPDADGDLNIAPYLEAKVLLDGPEPGLRHKIETALKGKHARLAKIDVKHPVLESGGVTTFITNKKLEEIKPIEIFTKVYEAKYNVPVPEILTSLFNQVFQEVSQGESK